The genome window atataaattattctcttttcttAAATTGATTGCAACAGAAAAAgagtttatatacataatttcagtattttatgagTTAAGGTTAATAGTCATTCATCTGTGATATTGCAGGAGATACTGTTTGCCAATAGCATCACCTGAATTTCCAATGATGTAGGAGCAAAATAGCCCCTAAAAGAAGACCTAAAACACACCTCTATAgcttgattttaatatttttttttaaaaaaagaagaaaaaggtttATCCAAACTTCATCATGctgattatagaataaaaataaaaattccacaaTTAGTGACTATCCATGACAgtcaattgtaataataattcaaaaatatctgtttttaatgataaaatgagtagtttgatttttttattaaaagtattaatttaatatacatggtgtaattatttaatgaacGGTATACTGGTACTTAGTTAGTCAACTAGTTCAtcatgtgtaattttataaaacaaagagtGTCTTAAAATGaccaataataaaattcaatttatctagatgtattgaattaaaaacaataaatttgctatttaaatacattacattaaaagatttttttttttttttttttttttttttttagaaataatacagCTTAGGTGAACAATggttttgaaaaatcataaaGTATGTTGTTTCCCtccataaaatgtaataaataaaccaaactCATTGTTTTATTGTCTAAATCACTTATAAATTCTGTTACATCAATTTGTTTGGTAGAGCATTCATAATATTAATGATCTTTTTTggttatattacaaattatcattacttaaataaaatactttttacattgGGAAGGAGGCAGGTATGTTCTAGAATcttcattataattattcttcattataattaataagtctttgtaaattatatttaaataatcaaattattactttttgtaaaattcatgGTAGTTTTTTCAAACTGCATTATTCTGTACATTCACTAAGCATATATTCTATAAGCAGTTTATACAAATCATAAATATAGCATTCTTTATAACAAATacaatacagaaaaaacaaaacaaatatttaattttaaaaaaatacacatgaaaagaaaatattaaaaaaactcataaaaaattttcaaaccacaaggatacaataacaaaaagaaaaactaatagtAAGTAGTTGTTAATAAGACCCCTCTTTtcatctgtttagcctccaatcCACTGTaagggattacttcagaggatgaatgaggatgatatgtatgaatgtaaatgaagtgtagtcttgtacagtctcaggtcgaccattcctgagatgtgtggttaattgaaacccaaccaccaaagaacaacggtatccacaagctagaattcaaatccgtataaaagtaactgcctttactagaatttgaaccttagaactcttgactttgaaatcagctgatttgtgatgagttcaccacaagaccaactcaccaaaacataaaagaatcatcaaaatgggtgtaaaagtttaattaactaaatttttaagagaaaatgtaaaattaaaagcaaaatcatatttaaaataaacaagcaataaaatataaagagcTTTCAAAAAATTTAGCTTTTAATTTTGGTAACAACATCTCTCAAAATATTCCTGCAAATGCTAATGACAGAAGTGAGGACAACTTTTTCTTGGAGACTGTACTCTAGCTGGTTACTATCacatcaatataatatatttggtGAATACGGCTTACTGCCACCAGGAAATCACTTTATCGGGCTACCTTCAACTGATGTTTCACAAAAGGTGTGAAATCAGAACTGATCACATGCTTTACAAAGTACAAGTTTTTATTAATggctacgagggttatttttttttcaagttccgatcggtcatgaaattaaaaccacagtgaaaataaaaatttttttatttgtaacaagtacttacatagttacgctatttctctacatagtagccactccgatttagacatttgtcatagtgtGGTAACAACTTTCCAATAcactcgtcatagaacggagctgtctgtgttttcagccatgtttctactctggtctgcagctcgatgtctgtaccaaaattttgtcctcctagccagcgtttcatgtgagcaaagaggtgaaaatcagatggagacaagtccaggctgtatggtgggtgatcaaacacaacgaaaacgctgcaggagcttctttgttacagctgcagtgtgcggctgagcattgtcatgtagaaagacaatgcctgatgacaacattcctctccgcttattctggattgctcttcgtagacgttgaagagtcacgcagtgatggtcatgccacgttccatgaattccactaagagaactccattccggtcccagaacacagtagccatacactttctgttggaaaaggttcgcttgaactctttggtttactggaagaatgagaatgcatccactgtttggattgttattttgtttcttcagttttgaaatggacccatgtctcgtcccctgtgacaattttgttcaaaaaatcttctccttcattgtgataGCGCTGGAAAAACGTTAcggaggcatccattctcattgttttgtgatggttggacagcatcttgtgaacccatcttgcacacagtttgcggtactgaagtctctcactcacaatggtgtagagagctgaccttgaaatttcaggaaatgaatcactcaatacagaaattgtgaaccaacgattttctcgaattgcttcatccactcgctcaacgagatcatcggttgacactcgcttccttccttgaccgcctgcatcatgaacatctgtacgtcctgctttaaagttcctgcactattgcgcactttgctgtcactcattcaagtttcaccgtacacattacttattcgtcgatgcaTTTTAGCTGCATTAcatccctcagcctgaagaaatcgaattaccgcatgtacttcacacttggcaggaaatgctattgttgtagacatgtttatgtgctagctgcgtgttcagaactaaacgaagtgacgcggcgtgattgaaggccatactagagtcgctgcgcaacacatatgcgcaaaggttcatctgatttttctacgggtttttattttgcgaccgatcagaccttgaaaaaaaaataacccttgtatatctttatttttttacttgaaatttctATATGCTAAGAACCCAGTAGATACAAAGTCATGTATTGCAGCTACTGAAAATTAACATAGACCATGTATGTCTGAAATTACCAGAAGTACTTCACTATAAAACctgtaatgtaaatgtaatttaaaacttacaaatcAGAAGAATTTCCTTTATCTTGAACATTTAATTCCCTCAGTAAAACAGACCTTGGTACAGGGGCATCAGACATACCTGATTCTGAGACATAAAGAAAcactttaaattaattctgtagTAGTAATATTATGCTGACCCCCAAATTACATTTGGAAAAAACTGGATAGATTGAAATTGGCAGAAAGTACAGATATAACTACAGCAGACAGTAAAAATACCAGGTCAATGGATTCCCTCTGATAAGAGGAAACCGTAATCCCTATTCCCACTTGAGGCCAATGAGCAGATTATCTGCTACCCAACGAGAATGACAAACAGAAATCATTTAACAACCAGTTACATCATTGTTCGAATTGACTTGCTAACAGTGATTCTGAAGTGAACAAATCTAGATTGATCATTAGTTTTAGCTTATACTGCTACTCTGACTGTTATCAGGGTAGAGATATCAGGGAGAAGCAATATCATTTAGAGTATGTTTACTctaaatgataaatcattaaaaatgattaagcaagtaaataaaaattgctgaaataaaacactaatttaataaatcaattgaaATGAACTTTAGCtctcaaataattaaatgtaacataacTATAACAGTAGAAAACTGTTATTTagtcagaagaaaaaaattactacttaaaaaagtatattttcaactactatttatttctcttcaaaaataattaagttggagctcttataagtttaataaatacaatttatatgtttagaaatttgttttaaatgatacCAGATTGCCATGCATAATGTTGCATTAATGCTGTGATtgtgttatgaaaataaatgtttttctttttcacaatTTGAAGCTCTTTTTATTTCAGAACCTAGATATCATACATCATGACAAAACAgccatttttaaatacaaatttataaaatataaaataattttttatatatcactcTCGCAAAGAGAACATAATACATTGTAGCGTGTTCacagctcgatcaggatattgtgagattgacaattgaaaatgttatataattagaatttattagtttaaaaacataagtaaaaaatctgatgtggacaccacatgacttccttgtatacctattaattacatatatgcatttttaaaaaaaaaaatttttactatcagaggttaataattattaataaatcaatacatttaaattaaaaaaaaaggagatgaagttagatttgaaccgatgtgcctaccccttgaaagaccaaatatttcattaattaaaattttatttggctataattctggaaccaatgaaaataagtaaatttcacataaatatgtaaaaattagctGTATACATtaccaaatttcaaaaattcttttcatcTACCACGattaaatcaacaaataataaattaatattataaacaattagagtatattttacaaaataaattttattattgaacagaTAAGAAGTATaaagagaaattataattattttattagattagatttttgtatttggaatgtctataattttctatttaccaGCAATAGGAacgtaattgtaattaataaacttgCAATGATACATTAAGGTTAACTTTACTGATGAAGTAGGTTTTGTTTTGATGagtactcataaaaataatcaacaatttttcacaattttgaatctttttgcttatatgttacataaataacaaaattaaaatttggtcaAAGTTATACAGCAGTGAATACACTGCTATATAATCCACAGCAAATTCTGCTATGTTTTTCTATgcagaacaaaattttcttaaaattcttactTCAGACGTTTTCGGTTCTTTGCAATCATTTATAGTGACTCATGCTGCTATTTTCATACAGGTGTCTTTTTGAATTGGACAAACATGTACAACTTGTATAATGTCTTCAATTAGCATATAAAAAAGACTAAATGAACAGACATAATTCAAAACACACATTCCACCTTTTTAGCcatattctttttaatacatgtttttataataaaaaaaaacacaattgtaATAGCagcaaaaaatatagaaactctGTTCctgttattataatttgaataattttgaaaatttaaactaaaagcaGTTATTTCCCTAATATAATCAAGTTCAATATTTACTCCTTCATCAAGTGTctttttattgctgtttttttttaagtttttagagTGTAagggattttatttattgtttcatttttaatattagctgtacttgaaaatgtattttttttgtctctaACCCCTTGTGGGGTTGATAGTCCCCATCAGGTGCCTTCCTAGATAGCAGATAGGTGAATGTTCATCAAATATGGTGGGTACAGAGGAAataaaatacagacaaaaaacTAGCACTGCTGCCTCACAGTTTAGGAGTTGGCTTTTCAAAGACTAGGGGAAGAAAAcccatatataaaataatccagTCCTGCAGGTTGGGGTTTAGGCAATGTGCCAACAATTCATCCCTGGAAAAATAGGAATTATGAAAGTGACTTTTAAGCCATGGATAGAACAGGGACTTTCagcaagtaaaaatgaaaaattcaggaATATTATGAAAATTGGCATGTGGAACACTAAATCAATGTACAGAGAAGGAATTTATGATAATCTGCTTATGGAAATGGAAAGTACGACTTGGATATATGTTGGAATGCAGCAAACACCTACACAGGCAATGCTATCCTGTGCACTGCATACAATGTCTTTTCCATTGTGCTAACAAACAAACTCAAGCCTTATGCTCTGTCGTTGGTAGGAGAGTACCAAGCttggtttaaaagaaataaatcagcTATCTATCAGTTGTTCATCATCGAGCAGCTATTTGAGAATAGGATTGAATATGGAAagatctcatttattttttcatagattttaggAAGGAATATGACAGCTTGTGAAGAAATAAGATTATTAAGCTACGCATTCCTGGTAAGTTGGTCAGGATGATTGGTGTGTGCCTTGATGATACTGAAAACAGGGTGAAGATTGGAGGTGAGCTAATGGAATATTTTAAGACCTGTACAAATGTGAGACAGGGAGATACAGTGTCACCCTTGATTTTTAATCTGGTCTTGGAATGGATTTACAAGAAGGTGCGTTGAAGAGAAACTAATTATCTggaagattgtattttttttttgtattaattccacatataagcttgaagcttgtacatgggaatatgaaatggagattttatagtgtatgaaaagtgccatgcctgactgggattcaaaccttggatcttcagatgaaaggctgaaacgctaccatTCCACCATATGCTGATGATGTGGTGAAAAATTGAGTTGGAGTAGATATTGATACCTTTTGAGAAAAATCAAAAGTAGTGGGTCTGGAGATAAGTAAAGACAAGATATACATGATGATTATAAATAGTGGAGGGATTGGAGATGGGATGGCTGTGTTTGGTCAAAAGTTATACAGAAGGGTAAATGAAGTTTCATCTGGGAGAGGTGATCAATGATATGAATGGGGGTGAGTGAGAAATAAAGGAGTGATTAAGCAAGGAGAATAGAGCCATGTATGCGCTGGAAATCGCATGATCTCAACACGTGTGTACATTGAGATCAAAGATAGTTTCTAGAGCTTCTATAGGAATACATAAGGAGGTGTTAAGTCCAATTGTGACTTATGGATGTGAAAAGTAGGCACTTActgaaagaaaggaaaataaaccaataaaattttgagaagaaTCTTTGAATCTATGAACAACAGGGGTGAGGAAAAACAGGGAATTGGATGAGATGTACAATGATGATAGAATTGTGAGAGTGGTGCGGAAGAATAAGCCAAGATGGGCGGATCATTTGTTCAAGAATAGAGGACAGTATAAGTCTGAGGGCGATCAGGCATAGAGAAGAGGGAGATGTAAAAGAGGAAGAACTAGACGGAGGTGGTGTGATGGTATCAAGGATTTTGGTGAGGGGGCAAAGGATGGGGAGAGGTAGTGGAGACTTTTGTCGCAGGTCATGGATCTGTGAGATCTATCAAGACCAAGATAATGTAATTTGACCAGGATACTTATACTgctgtttagtttatttatatggTGTAAAAAAGTTCTTGGAAGtgctttttaaatttcagtaagttATTCCTGTaatgaatgttttataattttaacctttgcatttgatccaattttttattatttatttattaataattgtacttACCAGCAATTAATGTAGATGAGGTACATCTGTAATCCAACCATGTTAAATATTCTCTAATAAGttcattaatcaaattaacaGTGCTATTTAGACGTGGTATTTTGtctttatcaatttcattgtttttgCTATTCAATACAGTTAATACTTCAGCACGTGTTATTGCTGTCAATTTACTTAAACTACCCATCTCATTTAATGATTCTGTTAcagctattaaaaaaacaaaacaaaattcaatgttttttaaattaaaaactacactgaaaaataaaattgttttatatttcttcaattgTGATATCTTTTTCTACATTGCTTTTTAGTGAAGATTACAAATCTGTAATTAGAACTTTTTCTGTTCTCCTAAATTACTACAGCAtgaaaattaatccaaacacttatgttatttaataaaacgtaactttatttgaaaaaaaaaatcatatctgtaAAATCTGTGAATATCTAGCAATTAATATGTCCTCATTTTTTCAGTCACTTCAAGCATACAATCTGGCATCAATTCAACAAGAGTACtgaacatttcttttattttttcatcatgaaaccaAATGTGGCTATTATTGccttaatgaggtcaatttttgtggtacaattcatttttgagttgttttttgactattgcccaaagattATCAATTGAGTTTAAGTCTGAGGAGTTGCCTGGCCAAGGGAGCACTTTGTTTCATTCTTCAAgactttttccacttttttggcagtatggcatggcaCCAAATCTTTTTGGAATACTCTATTGCCTTGtgagaatttgttttgaagttgtgtatCAATCCTtttcttcagaatcttgataCATACATCACTTTTCAAAAAACCATATAATATGTAATGAAACCAATGgacaagggccttcaaatgtgaaacaatcccaaaaaatattttctggggATATTTAACTGATCGTTAGATATgaggtgatgtattttcatctgatggtTTTCTGACATACCTTTTGcctcttataaaaatattcagcgACTCAATGGAAAACATACCATATTTCTAGTCTTCTTTAGTTCAGTTAGCATGTGCTTATGCCTCAAGGGCCTTTTATAGCACATCACTGGtgttaaaagctgatttttagcTGGCCAACAAAGCTTTCA of Lycorma delicatula isolate Av1 chromosome 9, ASM4794821v1, whole genome shotgun sequence contains these proteins:
- the LOC142330011 gene encoding centrosomal protein 20-like codes for the protein MSVASEEELMKAVTESLNEMGSLSKLTAITRAEVLTVLNSKNNEIDKDKIPRLNSTVNLINELIREYLTWLDYRCTSSTLIAESGMSDAPVPRSVLLRELNVQDKGNSSDLPVLLSLVSTFKNMPSVMDHLT